From the Pseudomonas monsensis genome, the window CCCTCTCCCGGAGGGAGAGGGCCGGGGTGTTTGTCAGAGATTCACCGACCTGCGATTTCAGAGTTGAACACAAGTTTTGAATCCAACAGATATCGGCTCCCTGCCCCCTCGCCCCCTTGGGGGAGAGGGCTGGGGTAAGGGGGGAAAAATCCCAAGCCGATCACTCATCCACTAATCCCACAATCAAAGCTTTGCCTTGACCGCCGCCAACGCGTCCTTCCCATCGACGGTCTTCACCCCCTCCAGCCATTTATCCAGCACCGCCGGATTGGCCTTGATCCAGGCCTTGGCGGCGTCGGCATTGCTGACCTTCTTGTTCACCACCTCAGCCATGATGCTGTTCTCCATCTCCTGAGTGAACGACAGATTGGTCAGCAATTTACCCACGTTCGGACACGCGTCGGCGTAACCCTTGCGCGTCAGTGTGTACACGCTGCCGGTATCGCCAAAGTATTTTTCGCCGCCCTTCAGATAATGCATTTTCAACTGCACGTTCATCGGGTGCGGTGTCCAGCCGAGGAAGGTGACGAATTTCTGTTTCTTCACTGCGCGCGACACTTCGGCGAGCATCGCCTGTTCGCTGGATTCAATCAGCTTCCACTGGCCCATGTCGAAATCGTTTTTCTTGATGATTTCCTGCAGTGAAATGTTCGCCGGGGCGCCCGAGCCGATGCCGTAGATCTTGCGATCGAACTTGTCGGCGTATTTATTCAGGTCGGCAAAGTTATGCACACCGGCGTCCCACACGTAATCCGGCACCGCCAGGGTAAATTCCGTACCGTCGAGGTTCTTCGCCAGTTGCGTGACATCGCCAGGGGCGACGAATTTGTCGTAAAAGCCCTGTTGCGCCGGCATCCAGTTGCCGAGAAACACATCGACCTGACCGTCCTTCAACCCGCCGAAGGTGATCGGTACCGCGAGGGTATCGACCTTGGCCTTGTAGCCCATGCCATCCAGCAGAAACCCGGTGATGGCGTTGGTGGCGGCAATGTCGCTCCAGCCCGGGTCGGCCATTTTCACGGTGTCGCAGCTTTGTTCGGCGAATGCCGATGCGCTGCTCAGCGCTATCAGGCCGACCGTCACTACTGTGGATAACTTGCGCATGGAATTCCCCTTACATTATTGGTTTTGGCAGGGTTGTGGATAACGGGCCTTGCGCTCCAGGTCATCGAGGTCGATGTGGTTGCGCATGTACTGCTGACTGGCGTCCACCAGCGGCTGGTGATCCCAGCTCTTCAGTTTGCCGATGGTCAGGGCATCGGCAACAAAACGACGGCGGCGCTGGCTGGCGAGTACAGCGCGGTGAATCGCCGGAATGTCCCACTTGGCCCGCGCTTGCGCGAGAAAATCGTCGAAAAGCGGGCGATGTTGCGGCGACTGGCTGAGTTCTTCGAGTTCATGCGGATCGTTGTGTACGTCGAAGAGTAGGCACGGGTCGCTTTCACTGTAGATAAATTTGTACGCGCCGCGCCGGATCATCATCAGCGGGCTGACCGTGCCTTCAGCCATGTATTCGCCGAACACTTCGTCATGCCCGCCCTGCCCTTGCAGATGCGCCAGCAGCGAGCGGCCGTCCAGCGGCAAGTTCGGCTCCAGGCTGCCTCCGGCCAGTTCGACGAAGGTCGGCAACAGGTCGGCGGTGGACACCGCGGCGCTGACCCGGCCGGCAGCGAATTGCCCCGGAGCGCTGATCAGCAGCGGCACCCGTGCGGCCATTTCGAACCAGTGCATTTTGTACCAGAGCCCCTTCTCGCCAAGCATGTCGCCGTGGTCGCCGGAGAAGACGATGATGGTGTCGTCGATCAGCCCGGTGTCTTCCAGGGTTTGCAGGAGTTTGCCGACGTTGGCGTCGATATAGCTGCAGGCACCGAAGTAGGCACGGCGCGCGTCGCGAATCTTATCCACAGGCAGCGGCTTGTCCCACAGGTCGTAGACCTTGAGCAGGCGCTGCGAATGCGGATCGAGGGCGTGTTGATCCGGGGTGGTCGGCAACGGGATGTCACTGTCGTCGTACAAATCCCAGAACGCCTTGGGAATTGTGTACGGGTCGTGTGGATGTGTCATCGACACGGTCAGGCAGAACGGCTGGTCGCCGTCCTCGCGAATGTGGTCGAACAGGTATTGCTGGGCCTTGAACACCACCTCTTCATCGAAGTCGAGCTGATTGGTGCGCACGCACGGCCCTGCCTGCAGTACCGATGACATGTTGTGATACCAGCTCGGACGCACATCCGGTTCGTCCCAGTTCACCGCCCAGCCGTAGTCGGCCGGGTAGATGTCGCTGGTCAGGCGTTCTTCATAGCCGTGCAATTGATCCGGGCCGCAGAAATGCATCTTGCCCGACAGCGCCGTGCGATAGCCGAGGCGGCGCAGATAGTGGGCGTAGGTCGGAATGTCGGCGGGGAAATCGGCAGCGTTGTCGTAGGCGCCGATCTTGCTCGGCAACTGGCCGCTGACCAGGGTGAAGCGCGACGGAGCGCACAACGGACTGTTGCAGTACGCGGCATCGAACACCACGCCTTGAGCGGCGAGGCGCGAAAGGTTCGGCAATTTGATCGGCGACGGGCCGTAGATTGGCAACATTGGCGCGGCCATTTGATCGGCCATGATGAAAAGAATGTTCTTGCGCTTCATGTGATCGCGGCATTCCATAGTGAATATTTATGCGACATTGCTGCGATCGAGCATGGAGTCCATGCCCTGTCCGGTAAAGCCCGCGCCGGACAATGACTAGGATAAGCACAGCTTATGTATGAAGCCCTCGGCAACCTGTCCCTCGACCTGTTGCGCGCCTTCGAAGCGGCGGCGCGTCATCACAGTTTTACCGCCGCTGCGGTGGAGCTGGGCACCACGCAGCCAGCGATCAGCCAGCAGATCAAGCGTCTGGAAGAACAGCTGGGTGCGCGGCTGTTTGACCGGATCTACCGCGGCATCGAACTGACCGAGGGCGGGACGATCCTGTTCGAGCAGGTTCAGCTCGGTTTGCAGAATATCGACGCAGGATTGAGTGCGATCAGTACGCAACAGCAGCATGAAGTGTTGCAGGTCGCTACCGACTTCGCCTTCGCCGCGTATTGGCTGATGCCACGTTTGCACCGCTTTCATGAAGCCAACCCGCAGGTCGATGTCAGCCTGGTCACCAGCGAGCGCAACCACAACATGCTGCGCACCGACATCGACGTGGCGATCCTGTTTGGCGACGGGCGTTTCAAACAGGGCGAAAGCCATTGGCTGTTCAGCGAGGAAGTGTTCCCGGTGTGCAGCCCGCAATTGCTCAAGGAGCGCGCCCTGCCCTTGCCCGCCCAGGCGTTGCTGGAGTTTCCGCTGCTGCACTTGCGCGGGGAAAACAGCAGCAACTGGTTTGACTGGAGCGGGCTGTTCCGTGAACTGGGCATCACCACTCCGCCAGCACCGGGGCAGGTGCGTTTCGACAATTACACCCTGTTGATTCAAGCGGCAATCGGCGGCCAAGGCGTGGCGATCGGCTGGCGCCACCTTGTGGATAACTTGCTGAGCCAGGGTTTGCTCTGTCGGCCGATCGCCGAAACCACCTTGTCGCGGCTGGGTTATTACGTGGTGCTGCCCCAGCGTAAACGGCGCGGGGCGTTGATTCAGCAGTTTGTCGACTGGTTGATGGCCGAGCAGGCCAGCAGCGCCGAATCCCTCAAGGGAATGGCCTTGCCTTCGATTGCGGTTTGAAGATCAAAAGATCGCAGCCTGCGGCAGCTCCTGCCGAAGGCTGCGATCTTTTTACGTATCTGTGGCGGCGACAAAATTCACATGTTCACCCACATGCAGATTCAACCGCAGCTCATCGGCGATCCCCACTGCCACGCGGTTCAGCCGTTCCAGCGGCTCCGCCAGCCCCGGCTCAAGATTGCCGCCCACCTGACTGAAATGCTCGATAGTCAGCCCCGCCACGCCGTGAGGTGCATTCACCAGCGTCCACTGCAGCGGGCTGCTTTGCAGGGCTTCGCGGATTTCTTCGGCGGCGTGGCGTTGCAGTCCGTCGTCCAGCTCCGGCTCGTCGAGGACGGCAAAATTCCCCACCAGAAACAGCCGTGAAACCTTGGCCGCCTGCAGGCCGTCGACCAACGCATCGACCGCCAGCACCTGTTCCACCGGGCCGAGCACCACGGACCTTTCCACATGGTCGCTGCTGAACGGCAGGCCCGGTGCATCCAGCAGACAGATCACCGCCGAGCTGCCGGCTACGCTTTGCGTGACCCGCTCGGCATCGAACAGATCGCCGCTTTTGGTGCGCAGCCCGGGACGTGGCGCGAGTACGTTCAAATCGTCGAGAATCGCGATGACTTCGTGCTGGCGTCGCAGCAATTCAGCCATCAACGCGCCGCCGAGGCTGGCCATGGCACCATAGAGCACCACTTTCACCGTCGGGGTTTCGGCATTTTTCATGGCTGTTTTCCTTGTTGTTGTCCTATATGGCGTGTGACGGTGGAAAACGCCGAGGGTTCGAACCGATTCAGAGGGTTTCAGATGCAAGTCATCAAGGGTTACCACGCCCACGTCTATTTCGACGCCCATACCATCGACCAGGCGCGAGCCCTGTGCGAGCAAGCGGCGCAGTTGTTTGCAGTGACGATGGGCCGCGTCCACGAACGGCCGGTCGGTCCGCACCCGGACTGGAGCTGCCAGTTGGCGTTCGGCCCGGAGCTGATCGGCGAGGTGTTGCCGTGGCTGGCACTGAATCGACAGGGACTGGTGGTGTTCCTGCACCCCGACACGGGCGATGACTTGCTCGACCACACCGAGCACGCGATCTGGATGGGAGCGATCCGCCCGCTGGATTTGTCTGTTTTTTGATCAGCCAGTTAAACCTGCAAGGTTTCTTCAGGCTCGCCCGGCAGTTGCTCGTCCAGATGCAGCCAGG encodes:
- the betC gene encoding choline-sulfatase; translated protein: MKRKNILFIMADQMAAPMLPIYGPSPIKLPNLSRLAAQGVVFDAAYCNSPLCAPSRFTLVSGQLPSKIGAYDNAADFPADIPTYAHYLRRLGYRTALSGKMHFCGPDQLHGYEERLTSDIYPADYGWAVNWDEPDVRPSWYHNMSSVLQAGPCVRTNQLDFDEEVVFKAQQYLFDHIREDGDQPFCLTVSMTHPHDPYTIPKAFWDLYDDSDIPLPTTPDQHALDPHSQRLLKVYDLWDKPLPVDKIRDARRAYFGACSYIDANVGKLLQTLEDTGLIDDTIIVFSGDHGDMLGEKGLWYKMHWFEMAARVPLLISAPGQFAAGRVSAAVSTADLLPTFVELAGGSLEPNLPLDGRSLLAHLQGQGGHDEVFGEYMAEGTVSPLMMIRRGAYKFIYSESDPCLLFDVHNDPHELEELSQSPQHRPLFDDFLAQARAKWDIPAIHRAVLASQRRRRFVADALTIGKLKSWDHQPLVDASQQYMRNHIDLDDLERKARYPQPCQNQ
- a CDS encoding NAD(P)-dependent oxidoreductase; this encodes MKNAETPTVKVVLYGAMASLGGALMAELLRRQHEVIAILDDLNVLAPRPGLRTKSGDLFDAERVTQSVAGSSAVICLLDAPGLPFSSDHVERSVVLGPVEQVLAVDALVDGLQAAKVSRLFLVGNFAVLDEPELDDGLQRHAAEEIREALQSSPLQWTLVNAPHGVAGLTIEHFSQVGGNLEPGLAEPLERLNRVAVGIADELRLNLHVGEHVNFVAATDT
- the choX gene encoding choline ABC transporter substrate-binding protein codes for the protein MRKLSTVVTVGLIALSSASAFAEQSCDTVKMADPGWSDIAATNAITGFLLDGMGYKAKVDTLAVPITFGGLKDGQVDVFLGNWMPAQQGFYDKFVAPGDVTQLAKNLDGTEFTLAVPDYVWDAGVHNFADLNKYADKFDRKIYGIGSGAPANISLQEIIKKNDFDMGQWKLIESSEQAMLAEVSRAVKKQKFVTFLGWTPHPMNVQLKMHYLKGGEKYFGDTGSVYTLTRKGYADACPNVGKLLTNLSFTQEMENSIMAEVVNKKVSNADAAKAWIKANPAVLDKWLEGVKTVDGKDALAAVKAKL
- a CDS encoding choline sulfate utilization transcriptional regulator, whose translation is MYEALGNLSLDLLRAFEAAARHHSFTAAAVELGTTQPAISQQIKRLEEQLGARLFDRIYRGIELTEGGTILFEQVQLGLQNIDAGLSAISTQQQHEVLQVATDFAFAAYWLMPRLHRFHEANPQVDVSLVTSERNHNMLRTDIDVAILFGDGRFKQGESHWLFSEEVFPVCSPQLLKERALPLPAQALLEFPLLHLRGENSSNWFDWSGLFRELGITTPPAPGQVRFDNYTLLIQAAIGGQGVAIGWRHLVDNLLSQGLLCRPIAETTLSRLGYYVVLPQRKRRGALIQQFVDWLMAEQASSAESLKGMALPSIAV
- a CDS encoding DOPA 4,5-dioxygenase family protein, which gives rise to MQVIKGYHAHVYFDAHTIDQARALCEQAAQLFAVTMGRVHERPVGPHPDWSCQLAFGPELIGEVLPWLALNRQGLVVFLHPDTGDDLLDHTEHAIWMGAIRPLDLSVF